A region of Labeo rohita strain BAU-BD-2019 chromosome 2, IGBB_LRoh.1.0, whole genome shotgun sequence DNA encodes the following proteins:
- the LOC127151824 gene encoding collagen alpha-1(VIII) chain-like produces MSCTILYPLLLLLFSCDCIAEVQQEENEVQAEGTELLNVKKRGAVFTPGEFQPHIITGIQSELTQLKSTVSSLKNRLQITEDQLKQLGRNEYKVAFGATLGSTDNFGPFNTPVTLVYNNVYVNEGRAYNPNTGIFTAPVKGVYYFSFSGHNRSSRVLNLGLFKNGEQMVILFNHPLGNRYESTANSISLILEKGDHVYVRLRETSWVFDNFSHHNSFVGHLLFPL; encoded by the exons ATGTCCTGCACCATTCTGTATCCACTGCTGCTGCTTCTCTTCAGCTGTGACTGTATTGCTGAGGTCCAGCAGGAAGAGAACGAAGTGCAGGCTGAGGGGACTGAGCTTTTGAATGTGAAAAAAAGAGGTGCTGTTTTCACTCCTGGTGAGTTCCAGCCACACATTATCACAGGGATCCAGTCTGAGCTGACACAGCTGAAATCTACTGTGAGTTCTCTGAAGAACAGACTGCAGATCACTGAGGATCAACTGAAACAACTCGGGAGAAATG AATATAAAGTGGCATTTGGCGCCACACTTGGATCAACAGATAACTTTGGACCCTTCAACACTCCAGTCACACTGGTTTACAATAATGTCTATGTGAATGAGGGAAGAGCTTACAACCCAAACACTG GTATCTTCACAGCACCTGTAAAAGGGGTCTATTACTTCAGTTTTTCTGGACATAATCGCTCATCTAGAGTTCTGAATTTAGGACTCTTTAAAAATGGAGAGCAGATGGTCATTCTTTTCAATCATCCTCTAGGTAACCGCTATGAGTCAACAGCTAATTCAATCTCTTTGATTCTAGAGAAAGGAGATCATGTCTATGTGCGTCTCCGAGAGACTTCATGGGTCTTTGATAACTTCAGTCACCACAATTCATTTGTTGGCCATTTGCTTTTCCCACTTTGA
- the LOC127153202 gene encoding complement C1q tumor necrosis factor-related protein 3-like, producing MLQLNVTLQALCCNCSSMFKGQQEEQKELTERSESLPVECDAATGNQQSCLKDLYPLLAEMNSTLKSLKASMDQEHFRRKEKHNIAFTAALGNREDVGPFNTDVPLVYKKVFLNAGSCYNAGTGIFTAPVKGVYFFSFSGHNKTSRAMALRLVKNGESLTVVYNHALTNAGGRFESLSNSITLMLEKGDQISMHLWANTWVFDNHDSLTLFTGHLVFPL from the exons ATGCTGCAATTAAACGTGACATTGCAAGCCCTATG CTGTAACTGCAGCAGTATGTTTAAGGGACAACAGGAGGAGCAGAAAGAACTGACTGAGAGGAGCGAATCTTTACCTGTGGAGTGTGATGCTGCCACTGGGAATCAGCAGTCCTGCCTCAAAGACCTTTACCCACTGTTGGCAGAGATGAACTCCACTCTTAAGTCTCTGAAGGCCAGCATGGACCAGGAACATTTCAGGAGAAAAG AAAAACATAACATAGCATTTACTGCTGCACTTGGAAACAGAGAAGATGTTGGGCCCTTCAACACTGATGTCCCACTGGTTTacaaaaaagtctttttgaatGCTGGGTCATGTTACAACGCAGGCACTG GCATTTTCACAGCACCTGTTAAAGGAGTCTATTTCTTCAGTTTTTCTGGACATAACAAGACATCCAGAGCCATGGCTCTAAGACTCGTTAAAAATGGAGAGTCGTTGACAGTTGTATACAACCATGCTCTGACTAATGCAGGTGGCCGGTTTGAATCATTGTCTAATTCAATCACTTTAATGCTGGAGAAAGGAGATCAGATCTCCATGCATCTCTGGGCAAATACATGGGTGTTTGATAATCATGATAGTCTGACTTTATTTACTGGCCATTTGGTGTTTCCTCTTTGA
- the LOC127151834 gene encoding complement C1q tumor necrosis factor-related protein 6-like has protein sequence MSCITLYLLLFVLFSCNCSSMSETQKEEKKTPVEFDAAGNKQSCLITGLYPLLAEISSTLQSLKASMDQEQFGRKEEHNIAFSAALGNRGDFGPFNTNVQLVYERVFLNAGSCYNTGTGIFTAPFKGVYFFSLSGHTKTTRPMALRLIKNGEPMTVVYNHPLTDAGVRYESLSNSITVMLEKGDQVSVLLLANTWVFDNNDILTLFTGHVVFPM, from the exons ATGTCCTGTATCACTCTGTACCTGCTGCTGTTTGTGCTGTTCAGCTGTAACTGCAGCAGTATGTCTGAGACACAGAAGGAGGAGAAGAAAACACCTGTGGAGTTTGATGCTGCTGGGAATAAGCAGTCCTGCCTCATCACAGGCCTTTACCCACTGTTGGCAGAGATAAGCTCCACTCTTCAGTCTCTGAAGGCCAGCATGGACCAGGAACAGTTTGGGAGAAAAG AAGAACACAACATAGCATTTTCTGCTGCACTTGGAAACAGAGGAGATTTTGGGCCCTTCAACACAAATGTCCAACTGGTTTACGAAAGAGTCTTTTTAAATGCTGGGTCATGCTACAACACAGGCACTG GCATTTTCACAGCACCTTTTAAAGGAGTCTATTTCTTCAGTCTTTCTGGACATACTAAGACAACCAGACCCATGGCTCtaagactaattaaaaatggAGAGCCAATGACAGTTGTATACAACCATCCTCTAACTGATGCAGGTGTCCGGTATGAATCATTGTCTAATTCAATCACTGTGATGCTGGAGAAAGGAGATCAGGTCTCCGTGCTTCTACTGGCAAATACATGGGTGtttgataataatgatattcTAACTCTGTTTACTGGCCATGTGGTCTTTCCTATGTGA